One genomic region from Syntrophorhabdaceae bacterium encodes:
- a CDS encoding zinc-dependent alcohol dehydrogenase family protein has product MKAMVIEKVCDLRVEKRPLSLVDIPVPSVGDREILVKVIACGVCHTELDEIEGRTPPPRFPVVPGHQVVGLVEKCGEKAMRFQTGERVGVAWIYSACGACAFCREGDENLCERFVATGRDANGGYAEYMAVPEAFAFKVPDIFGDLEAAPLLCAGTIGYRSLRLTGMRDGENMGLVGFGASAHLVIQMVRHMYPSSKIFVFARSPGERDFSRELGACWAGDTTDSSPEKLHRVIDTTPVWGTIVHALGNLERGGRLVVNAIRKEETDKAELLSLSYPRHLWLEKEIKSVANVASRDVREFLELAAAIPIRPEVEVFALNEANRALIELKERKIRGAKVLKVA; this is encoded by the coding sequence ATGAAGGCAATGGTGATTGAAAAGGTCTGTGATCTAAGGGTTGAGAAGAGGCCCTTGAGCCTCGTGGACATACCCGTCCCTTCCGTTGGTGACAGAGAAATACTGGTGAAGGTTATTGCCTGCGGGGTCTGCCATACGGAACTCGACGAGATTGAGGGAAGGACGCCTCCGCCCCGGTTTCCCGTTGTTCCGGGCCACCAGGTGGTGGGTCTTGTCGAGAAATGCGGCGAAAAGGCGATGCGCTTTCAGACGGGCGAGAGGGTAGGTGTGGCATGGATCTATTCCGCCTGCGGCGCCTGTGCCTTCTGCCGCGAGGGTGATGAAAACCTCTGTGAGCGCTTTGTCGCTACCGGCAGGGACGCCAACGGCGGATACGCCGAGTACATGGCGGTGCCGGAGGCTTTTGCATTCAAGGTGCCTGATATCTTCGGTGACCTCGAGGCTGCTCCGCTTCTCTGTGCGGGAACGATAGGATACAGGTCCCTTCGCCTGACGGGGATGCGCGATGGCGAGAATATGGGCCTCGTGGGATTCGGCGCTTCGGCGCATCTGGTGATCCAGATGGTGCGCCACATGTACCCTTCGTCGAAGATATTCGTCTTTGCACGCAGCCCCGGTGAAAGGGATTTTTCCCGTGAGCTTGGCGCCTGCTGGGCAGGCGATACCACAGACAGTTCACCGGAAAAGCTGCATCGCGTCATCGACACAACCCCTGTCTGGGGTACCATAGTCCATGCACTCGGAAACCTTGAAAGAGGAGGGCGCCTTGTGGTCAACGCCATACGGAAGGAAGAGACCGACAAGGCAGAGCTTCTGTCACTGTCCTACCCCCGTCATCTCTGGCTTGAAAAAGAGATAAAAAGCGTCGCCAATGTGGCTTCGCGCGATGTCCGGGAATTCCTTGAGCTTGCGGCGGCCATCCCCATTCGTCCCGAGGTCGAGGTCTTTGCTCTCAATGAGGCAAACCGGGCGCTTATCGAGCTGAAGGAGCGAAAGATACGGGGCGCCAAGGTTCTCAAGGTCGCCTGA
- a CDS encoding 4Fe-4S binding protein, whose amino-acid sequence MRPYISRASCTDCGECVSICPYEVIVKNDGLVVVLTPEDCIECGACMESCEQNAVYFGD is encoded by the coding sequence GTGCGACCTTATATCTCCCGGGCATCCTGCACTGATTGCGGGGAATGTGTATCGATATGCCCCTACGAGGTGATCGTGAAAAACGATGGTCTCGTCGTGGTTCTGACACCGGAGGATTGCATCGAATGCGGGGCATGCATGGAGAGCTGTGAACAGAATGCTGTCTATTTCGGCGATTAA
- a CDS encoding aspartate carbamoyltransferase catalytic subunit: MNWKRKDLLGIRDLSKEEMLFILDTAESFKDISKREIKKVPTLRGKTVITLFYEPSTRTRTSFEIAAKRLSADTINISSSTSSSTKGESLKDTARNLQSMHPDAIVIRHGMPGAPHMLAGILDSCVINGGDGSHEHPTQALLDLFTIRDKKGRIDGLKVVIVGDIAHSRVARSNIFSLRKFGNEVICCGPPTMIPPHIETLGVRMEYDLNKAVKNADVIMMLRIQKERGGTTYIPSTKEYSTLYGLGKQHIEAAGDNVIIMHPGPMNRGIEISDEVADGPSSVILDQVENGVAVRMAVLYLLIGGEA; encoded by the coding sequence ATGAACTGGAAAAGAAAAGACCTCCTCGGCATTCGCGACCTCTCGAAGGAGGAGATGCTTTTTATTCTCGATACGGCCGAATCCTTCAAGGACATTTCAAAAAGGGAGATCAAAAAGGTCCCAACACTCCGGGGCAAAACGGTCATCACTCTCTTTTACGAGCCAAGCACCCGGACGCGCACATCCTTCGAGATAGCCGCGAAGCGCCTCAGCGCCGACACGATAAACATATCTTCAAGCACAAGCAGTTCGACCAAAGGAGAAAGCCTCAAAGATACGGCCAGGAACCTTCAATCCATGCACCCTGACGCCATTGTCATCCGCCACGGCATGCCGGGAGCGCCCCACATGCTCGCCGGCATTCTCGACTCCTGCGTCATAAATGGAGGTGACGGCTCCCATGAACATCCGACGCAGGCGCTGCTCGACCTTTTCACGATACGCGATAAGAAGGGACGCATCGACGGGCTCAAGGTGGTCATCGTCGGAGACATAGCCCACAGCAGGGTTGCCCGGTCGAACATCTTCTCACTCAGGAAATTCGGCAACGAGGTCATCTGCTGCGGACCGCCCACTATGATACCTCCCCACATCGAGACCCTGGGGGTCAGGATGGAATATGATCTCAACAAGGCGGTTAAGAACGCCGACGTCATCATGATGCTCAGGATCCAGAAAGAACGGGGTGGTACGACATACATACCCTCAACAAAGGAGTATTCCACCCTCTACGGCCTCGGGAAGCAACACATCGAAGCCGCCGGCGATAACGTGATAATCATGCACCCCGGTCCCATGAACCGGGGCATCGAGATTTCCGACGAGGTCGCAGACGGACCTTCATCGGTGATCCTCGACCAGGTTGAGAACGGCGTCGCCGTCCGCATGGCCGTCCTTTATCTCCTCATTGGAGGTGAAGCGTGA
- a CDS encoding FKBP-type peptidyl-prolyl cis-trans isomerase has product MNLFSVRRRFVLVFIVVFLTIFVMMTVPVFAQSTSGPSLSREKAGYALGVSIGRNVKNLGIDIDPDMIVRGIRDTVRGQSTMSDQEVKTALDIYEKELVGKLSDKNKRDGEAFLGENKQRRSVVTLPSGLQYMVLREGKGPTPKMDDLVTIHYKARMIDGMEFESSYWNNKPADIAVNKAIKGWTEALTKMPVGSIWRLYIPSQLAYGEAGAGTMIGPNAVIICDLELLAVR; this is encoded by the coding sequence GTGAATTTGTTTTCCGTAAGAAGACGCTTCGTTTTGGTATTTATTGTGGTATTTTTGACGATATTCGTCATGATGACGGTGCCTGTTTTTGCTCAGAGCACGAGCGGGCCGTCGCTTTCGAGGGAAAAGGCAGGTTATGCCCTTGGCGTGAGCATCGGGCGAAATGTGAAGAACCTCGGAATTGATATCGATCCTGACATGATCGTCCGTGGCATACGGGATACCGTTCGGGGGCAGTCCACCATGTCGGACCAGGAAGTGAAGACCGCCCTTGACATCTATGAGAAAGAACTTGTCGGGAAACTGAGCGACAAGAACAAGCGCGATGGAGAGGCATTCCTCGGGGAGAACAAACAGCGCAGAAGCGTTGTCACCCTTCCCAGTGGTCTTCAGTACATGGTCCTCAGGGAAGGCAAAGGCCCCACCCCGAAGATGGATGATCTGGTCACAATTCACTACAAGGCCAGGATGATAGACGGTATGGAATTTGAAAGTTCCTATTGGAACAACAAGCCCGCTGACATCGCGGTGAACAAGGCCATTAAAGGGTGGACCGAGGCCCTGACGAAGATGCCCGTTGGTTCCATATGGCGTCTTTATATCCCCTCACAGCTTGCCTATGGAGAAGCCGGCGCAGGCACGATGATCGGCCCCAATGCCGTCATCATATGCGATCTTGAACTCCTGGCCGTGAGATGA
- the motA gene encoding flagellar motor stator protein MotA, protein MFVIIGAIVVLVSVFGGFVLEGGPLKLIVQPVEFLIIGGAALGAMVISAPKKLLMKILAKAIGSLKGASVNRQLYLDLLRLMYEIFQVTRKDGLIALESHIEHPEQSKIFTKYPNITNQHHIISFMTDTFRLIVLGGIAPHDIESLMDLDIETHHQEGSLPGMILQKIGDSMPGLGIVAAVLGIVITMQAINGPPEEIGHKVAVALVGTFLGIFLSYGFIQPLATNLDLAAEEESQVYEAIKSGIISLAKGFNPIVSVEFARRSIPNDYRPTFQEMESFVKGVVK, encoded by the coding sequence ATGTTTGTCATAATCGGTGCGATCGTCGTTTTGGTTTCTGTGTTCGGGGGCTTCGTCCTGGAAGGCGGTCCCCTGAAGCTCATCGTACAGCCGGTGGAATTCCTCATCATAGGCGGGGCGGCCCTGGGGGCAATGGTCATATCGGCCCCCAAGAAGCTTCTCATGAAGATCCTCGCAAAGGCAATCGGTTCACTGAAAGGAGCCAGTGTGAACCGTCAGCTTTACCTCGACCTTCTGAGACTCATGTACGAGATCTTCCAGGTCACCCGCAAGGACGGCCTTATCGCGCTTGAATCCCACATCGAGCACCCGGAACAAAGCAAGATCTTCACCAAGTACCCCAACATTACAAACCAGCACCACATAATATCTTTCATGACGGACACCTTCAGACTCATCGTTCTCGGAGGCATCGCGCCCCATGATATAGAAAGCCTCATGGACCTCGACATCGAAACACACCATCAGGAAGGTTCCCTGCCGGGCATGATCCTGCAGAAGATCGGCGATTCCATGCCGGGCCTCGGAATTGTTGCCGCTGTTCTCGGCATCGTCATAACCATGCAGGCGATCAACGGCCCGCCCGAGGAGATCGGTCACAAAGTGGCGGTTGCCCTCGTCGGCACCTTTCTGGGCATCTTTTTGTCATATGGCTTTATCCAGCCCCTCGCCACCAACCTGGACCTTGCCGCGGAAGAGGAATCACAGGTATACGAGGCCATAAAGTCCGGTATCATCTCCCTCGCCAAAGGGTTCAACCCGATAGTCTCCGTGGAATTCGCCCGGAGGTCGATTCCCAATGATTACCGGCCCACCTTCCAGGAAATGGAATCCTTCGTAAAAGGAGTCGTCAAATAA
- a CDS encoding bifunctional riboflavin kinase/FAD synthetase produces the protein MKILESFDVAEKFPNPVLTIGNYDGVHIGHKRIIKKVVTKASEISGTPMLMTFSPHPHSVLKPDSYIRLITPQPVKERLVAENGIEVMFQVPFDERLRSISPESFIEDILVGKLGVAGVIVGYDFRFGKGGTGDVEMLRQFAQKRGFYFDVVGAITVDAEKIGSNRIRRLIMEGDVKKANELLDRPHMIEGIVVHGVNRGKSMGFPTINFETVFELIPHNGVYITEVEFDGKRWPSVTNIGYNPTFDGKKLLVETHILDYVGDLYDRDVVIYFQDRIREEKKFRDMAELKEQIAADVGTARRYFTERPLE, from the coding sequence ATGAAAATTTTAGAATCTTTCGACGTGGCCGAGAAATTTCCCAATCCCGTTCTTACCATAGGAAACTATGACGGCGTTCATATCGGCCACAAGCGCATCATAAAGAAGGTGGTGACAAAGGCCTCTGAGATCTCGGGCACTCCCATGCTCATGACCTTTTCCCCTCACCCCCACAGCGTTCTCAAGCCCGATTCCTATATCCGTCTTATCACGCCTCAGCCGGTGAAGGAGCGGCTCGTTGCAGAGAACGGTATCGAGGTGATGTTCCAGGTCCCCTTTGATGAACGTTTAAGGTCCATATCTCCCGAGAGTTTCATTGAGGATATTCTCGTCGGCAAACTTGGTGTTGCGGGCGTCATAGTTGGCTACGATTTCCGCTTCGGGAAGGGCGGTACCGGGGACGTCGAAATGCTCCGGCAGTTCGCACAAAAAAGGGGATTTTACTTCGACGTCGTGGGGGCCATCACCGTCGACGCCGAAAAGATAGGCAGTAACCGGATACGCAGGCTCATCATGGAAGGAGATGTGAAGAAAGCCAATGAGTTGCTCGACCGGCCCCATATGATCGAGGGGATAGTGGTTCACGGTGTCAATCGTGGAAAGAGCATGGGTTTCCCCACCATTAATTTCGAGACCGTCTTCGAACTCATCCCTCATAACGGCGTATACATAACGGAAGTTGAATTCGACGGCAAAAGGTGGCCATCGGTAACCAACATTGGCTACAACCCCACCTTTGACGGCAAGAAGCTCCTCGTCGAAACGCATATCCTCGACTACGTTGGCGACCTCTATGACCGCGACGTGGTCATCTATTTCCAGGACCGCATCAGAGAGGAAAAAAAGTTCAGGGACATGGCCGAACTGAAGGAACAGATAGCCGCGGATGTCGGGACGGCAAGACGGTACTTCACCGAAAGACCGCTTGAATAG
- a CDS encoding dihydroorotase: MKVLIRGGRLVDPKNAIDDRYDILIDGPVIKGVSKNIRKVDGNTKIIDASKRIVAPGLIDVHCHLREPGFEYKETIRTGTMAAVRGGFTTIVCMANTNPVNDSRSVTEFIVERARAEGFCKVLPCGAITKGLRSEELSEIGEMYAAGIVAVSDDGKSVRGAGLLRKALEYTKIFSLPVISHCEDDTLSGGCVHEGHASLLSGLEGVPAIAEELIVGRDIAVARYVDAPLHITHISTAGSVEIIERARRSFKKITCDTCPHYFTLTDEATLTYDTNTKVNPPLRSKEDVRAIREGLRKGTIDIIATDHAPHEFTSKDMEFDLASFGISGFETAFALALGLVREDVLDMRGLLAKMTMNPAELLGIGSGVVAEGAPADLIIFDPDIEWTVDRDSFASKGRNTPFHGMTLHGKNLLTMVSGKVVYNQM; encoded by the coding sequence GTGAAAGTCCTGATACGGGGAGGCCGTCTCGTCGACCCGAAGAACGCCATCGATGACAGGTACGATATCCTCATCGATGGTCCGGTGATCAAGGGGGTTTCAAAAAATATCCGGAAGGTCGATGGCAACACAAAGATAATAGATGCATCAAAACGGATCGTGGCGCCCGGTCTTATCGACGTGCACTGCCATCTGCGGGAACCCGGTTTCGAATACAAGGAAACCATAAGGACGGGCACGATGGCGGCGGTGCGCGGCGGGTTCACCACTATTGTCTGCATGGCGAACACAAACCCCGTCAATGATTCGCGGAGCGTCACCGAATTTATCGTCGAGAGAGCCCGTGCGGAAGGCTTCTGCAAGGTTCTTCCCTGCGGCGCCATCACAAAGGGGCTTCGCAGTGAGGAACTCTCCGAGATCGGCGAGATGTACGCAGCCGGCATAGTGGCTGTCTCAGACGACGGAAAGTCCGTCCGCGGCGCAGGGCTCTTGCGCAAAGCCCTTGAATACACAAAGATCTTCAGCCTTCCCGTCATATCCCACTGCGAGGACGATACCCTCTCCGGAGGTTGTGTGCACGAAGGCCATGCCTCGCTCCTGAGCGGACTCGAGGGAGTTCCCGCCATCGCCGAAGAACTCATCGTGGGAAGGGATATCGCCGTCGCGCGATACGTCGACGCGCCCCTCCACATCACCCATATCTCCACGGCCGGCAGCGTCGAGATCATCGAGCGGGCCAGGCGGTCATTCAAGAAGATCACCTGCGACACATGTCCCCATTATTTCACGCTCACCGATGAAGCGACTCTCACATACGACACGAACACAAAGGTGAATCCACCCCTGAGGTCGAAAGAGGATGTCAGGGCCATCAGGGAGGGGCTTCGAAAGGGGACTATCGACATCATAGCAACGGACCACGCCCCCCATGAATTCACCTCCAAAGACATGGAATTCGATCTGGCAAGCTTCGGCATTTCGGGTTTCGAGACGGCCTTCGCCCTTGCGCTGGGGCTTGTGCGCGAGGACGTCCTTGACATGAGGGGTCTTCTGGCGAAGATGACCATGAACCCGGCGGAATTGCTGGGCATAGGGTCGGGAGTCGTAGCTGAAGGCGCCCCGGCAGACCTCATCATTTTCGACCCCGACATCGAATGGACTGTAGACAGAGATTCCTTTGCGTCCAAGGGAAGGAACACCCCCTTCCACGGTATGACCCTCCACGGCAAAAACCTCCTCACCATGGTAAGCGGAAAGGTCGTCTATAACCAAATGTAG
- a CDS encoding flagellar motor protein MotB: MIDDHQTPVRIIVKKKRGHGGHHGGAWKVAYADFVTAMMALFIVLWIVGQSNAVKQAVSAYFQDPGVFDSGRGGSLLQGSTGPAPGPTMDISSEIDKLKAEAKKLEAVIKAHPEFDRFRDRIEITVTREGLRIELLENSNGLFFDVGSAKLKPETVSLLKLVAADVGRLKNKIMIEGYTDARPYVNPDYTNWELSADRANMARRILEQNGIGKEQISQVRGFADRNLKHPDKPLDFGNRRVSILVTTMEAKPADAITPAAPAAAPQKESVAPKAPSVSPGIETK; encoded by the coding sequence ATGATCGATGACCACCAGACTCCTGTACGGATAATAGTCAAAAAGAAGAGGGGGCACGGGGGGCACCACGGCGGAGCATGGAAAGTGGCATATGCGGATTTTGTCACTGCAATGATGGCCCTCTTCATCGTCCTGTGGATCGTGGGCCAGAGCAACGCCGTCAAGCAGGCAGTATCGGCCTATTTCCAGGATCCCGGGGTCTTCGACAGCGGCCGCGGAGGGAGCCTGCTCCAGGGTTCCACCGGACCCGCGCCAGGTCCGACAATGGACATCTCCTCGGAGATCGATAAATTGAAGGCTGAGGCGAAGAAGCTGGAAGCCGTGATCAAGGCCCATCCCGAATTTGACAGGTTCAGGGACAGGATAGAGATCACCGTGACCAGGGAAGGTCTGCGCATCGAACTCCTGGAAAATTCCAATGGTCTCTTCTTCGATGTCGGCAGCGCCAAGCTCAAGCCGGAAACGGTAAGCCTCCTCAAGCTCGTCGCCGCAGACGTGGGCCGGCTCAAGAACAAGATCATGATCGAGGGCTATACCGATGCACGGCCCTACGTCAACCCCGATTATACGAACTGGGAGCTGAGCGCCGACCGGGCGAACATGGCCAGAAGGATCCTTGAACAGAACGGGATCGGAAAGGAGCAGATCTCCCAGGTGCGCGGTTTTGCCGACCGCAACCTCAAGCACCCTGACAAGCCCCTGGATTTTGGAAACAGGCGGGTGAGCATACTTGTCACGACGATGGAAGCAAAACCGGCGGATGCCATCACGCCTGCCGCTCCCGCTGCAGCACCGCAGAAGGAATCGGTGGCACCTAAGGCCCCTTCCGTCTCACCCGGGATCGAGACAAAATAA
- a CDS encoding polymer-forming cytoskeletal protein: MANKKHEAGSLETLIGQDSIIRGEIISKGVVRLDGTLEGSIQADYLILGRSGSVKGDMSAREIVIDGTVEGDLQAEELVEINPDGAVEGNIRTAKLIITEGAFFSGTSFMERPRKIEKPEEETLENTETAEETAEPAQEKKKLKRIFFF; the protein is encoded by the coding sequence ATGGCAAACAAGAAACATGAGGCGGGATCCCTCGAGACCCTTATAGGTCAGGATTCCATCATCCGCGGTGAGATCATATCGAAAGGCGTCGTCAGACTTGACGGCACTCTCGAAGGAAGCATTCAGGCCGACTACCTGATCCTGGGCAGATCGGGTTCCGTCAAAGGCGACATGTCCGCACGGGAGATCGTCATCGACGGTACGGTGGAAGGCGATCTGCAGGCCGAGGAACTGGTGGAGATAAATCCCGACGGCGCAGTGGAGGGCAACATCCGCACCGCAAAACTCATAATCACCGAAGGCGCTTTTTTCTCAGGTACCTCCTTCATGGAAAGACCGCGCAAGATCGAAAAGCCGGAAGAGGAGACTTTGGAGAACACGGAGACCGCCGAGGAAACCGCTGAACCCGCTCAGGAAAAGAAAAAGCTCAAAAGGATCTTCTTCTTCTGA
- a CDS encoding polymer-forming cytoskeletal protein: protein MISEKKAATDFDEKDITTIVADDLEIKGTIRFKTSVMLKGVFEGEIYSEGLLVVGPTARVMASITTQTLVSHGEITGNVIANEQVTLKSTSIHNGDISTPNVIIENGSVFNGSCAMRAKDITVR, encoded by the coding sequence ATGATAAGCGAGAAGAAAGCAGCAACCGATTTCGATGAAAAAGACATCACTACCATAGTTGCCGACGACCTCGAGATCAAGGGAACGATACGTTTCAAGACATCCGTCATGTTGAAGGGCGTATTCGAGGGAGAGATATACTCTGAAGGGCTCCTTGTCGTCGGGCCTACCGCACGCGTAATGGCAAGCATCACGACCCAGACGCTTGTCTCCCACGGGGAGATCACGGGAAACGTGATAGCCAACGAGCAGGTGACACTTAAGAGCACTTCCATTCACAACGGCGACATTTCCACGCCCAATGTCATTATAGAGAACGGTTCCGTATTCAACGGCTCATGCGCTATGAGAGCCAAAGACATCACGGTCAGATAG
- a CDS encoding polymer-forming cytoskeletal protein: MSIDIPEIREIAEGQITTVVAEDLEIKGSIRFKSSVMLKGVVEGEIISEGLLVVGPTARVTASINTRTLISHGSITGNVVAGEQIVLKNSATHNGDLNSPFVMIENGAVFNGSCVMERRQSDTASAPPVETQEYAEPEPVATEESTESSYGGENEEYES; this comes from the coding sequence ATGTCAATAGATATTCCCGAAATAAGGGAAATAGCGGAAGGACAGATCACGACCGTAGTTGCCGAAGATCTGGAAATAAAAGGCAGTATCAGATTTAAGAGTTCAGTCATGCTCAAAGGGGTGGTCGAGGGCGAGATCATTTCCGAAGGATTGCTCGTTGTCGGACCCACCGCCAGGGTAACCGCCAGCATCAACACCAGGACACTCATTTCTCACGGATCCATCACGGGCAACGTCGTTGCCGGTGAACAGATCGTCCTTAAGAACTCGGCGACGCATAACGGCGATCTTAATTCACCTTTCGTCATGATCGAGAACGGGGCCGTCTTCAATGGTTCCTGCGTGATGGAGAGAAGGCAGTCCGACACCGCTTCAGCGCCTCCCGTGGAGACCCAGGAATACGCCGAACCGGAGCCTGTCGCGACGGAAGAAAGCACCGAATCATCATACGGCGGCGAAAACGAGGAATACGAATCCTAG
- a CDS encoding response regulator, with protein MERPAVRILLVDDDNTFRGIFAKFFARYPGFEIHEAGNGQEGLRKARDIRPDLILSDYDMPIIDGLEFCRQIRNTPETASVFFLFLTAEKDEKLKIQAFECGADDYIEKSTPPVILTSKIRAFLRIKQLQNELVDEKEKLADANQTLERNFKELTQILLKIIDVRVPGAADRAHAAREAARFICKKMGTDEEETDKILFGAQLHEIGKIGLPDTIADKSKNAMAMSDRNIYNQHPVIGSLIISTISGFKKSADAIYHQHENFDGTGTPEGLIGNEIPSGARILRGIVLQSDLCRSGYDRDDILREIRQSANRILDPTVASSLAEHIVENDREFAVNKCKIALDELKPGMVIAEDIYAASGVKLIPKHVKVQDRMLQVLLDRNDSDPIIGGVYVMIGKTV; from the coding sequence ATGGAAAGACCGGCGGTGCGCATCCTTCTCGTAGACGACGACAATACTTTTCGCGGCATCTTCGCAAAATTCTTCGCCCGGTATCCCGGCTTCGAGATCCACGAGGCAGGCAACGGTCAGGAAGGTCTTCGCAAGGCACGGGACATCCGGCCCGACCTCATCCTGAGCGACTATGACATGCCTATCATCGACGGCCTGGAATTCTGCCGTCAGATCCGAAACACCCCCGAGACCGCTTCGGTGTTCTTCCTCTTCCTTACCGCGGAAAAGGACGAGAAGCTGAAGATTCAGGCCTTCGAGTGCGGCGCCGACGACTACATCGAAAAATCGACCCCTCCCGTCATCCTGACGAGCAAGATAAGGGCATTTCTGCGAATCAAACAGCTTCAGAACGAACTCGTCGACGAGAAAGAAAAGCTTGCCGACGCAAATCAGACCCTGGAGCGCAATTTCAAGGAGCTGACCCAGATCCTCCTGAAGATCATCGATGTGCGGGTGCCCGGTGCCGCCGACCGCGCACACGCGGCACGAGAGGCGGCTCGTTTCATCTGCAAGAAAATGGGAACCGACGAGGAGGAAACGGACAAGATCCTCTTTGGAGCACAATTGCACGAGATCGGAAAGATCGGACTGCCCGATACCATCGCCGACAAGAGCAAGAACGCTATGGCTATGAGCGACCGCAACATCTACAACCAGCACCCCGTCATCGGCTCTCTCATAATATCCACTATCTCGGGATTCAAGAAGTCCGCCGACGCCATCTATCACCAGCACGAGAACTTTGACGGCACGGGCACACCCGAGGGCCTCATCGGCAACGAGATACCTTCCGGAGCGCGTATCCTGCGCGGCATAGTCCTTCAGAGCGACCTGTGCCGCTCAGGATATGACCGCGACGACATTTTACGCGAGATAAGACAGTCGGCCAACAGGATCCTCGACCCCACGGTTGCATCGTCACTCGCCGAGCATATTGTCGAAAATGACCGCGAATTTGCAGTGAACAAGTGCAAGATCGCATTGGACGAGCTCAAACCAGGCATGGTCATCGCGGAGGACATCTACGCGGCAAGCGGCGTCAAACTGATCCCCAAACACGTCAAGGTCCAGGACCGCATGCTCCAGGTTCTCCTGGACAGAAACGACAGTGACCCCATCATCGGCGGGGTATACGTCATGATAGGGAAGACGGTCTGA
- the pyrR gene encoding bifunctional pyr operon transcriptional regulator/uracil phosphoribosyltransferase PyrR — MRKRIILDKKAIGRTVTRITHEMLEKSEGCTELCLIGIRTRGVYLAHRIHDTVRDVEGIELPFGALDITMYRDDISKLRWPEVKKTEISFDVNNMTVVLVDDVLHTGRTTRAAIDAIMDLGRPKKIQLAVLVDRGERELPIHPDYAGIVCPVNENEEILVRMSEIDSRDEVVIVKA, encoded by the coding sequence ATGAGAAAAAGGATCATTCTCGACAAGAAAGCTATTGGGCGCACGGTCACCCGCATCACCCACGAAATGCTGGAAAAGAGCGAGGGGTGCACGGAACTGTGCCTTATCGGGATAAGAACGCGGGGCGTCTATCTGGCCCACCGTATTCACGACACGGTGAGGGACGTGGAAGGCATCGAATTGCCCTTCGGCGCCCTCGACATCACCATGTATCGTGACGATATATCGAAGCTCAGGTGGCCCGAGGTCAAAAAGACGGAGATATCCTTCGATGTCAATAACATGACCGTCGTCCTCGTCGATGACGTTCTGCACACGGGCCGGACGACCCGGGCAGCCATAGATGCCATCATGGACCTCGGAAGACCGAAAAAGATACAGCTTGCCGTGCTCGTCGACCGGGGCGAGCGTGAATTGCCCATTCATCCGGATTATGCGGGCATCGTCTGCCCGGTGAATGAGAACGAAGAGATTCTCGTCCGGATGAGCGAGATAGACAGCAGGGATGAAGTAGTGATCGTAAAGGCCTGA